The Synechococcus sp. RS9916 DNA segment AGGGCACCAATCTTCTGGAACGCCACGGCAAACACCTTGATGTGCGCCGTGGCTCCTACTCCAGAGACTGGCAGGAGGTGCTTGTCGCTGCAAGTGATGGAACCTTCGGGCACGACATTCGTTTGCACCAATCCAGCGGTCTGAGCGTGCTCGCTGCCGACGGTGAACATCGCGCCAGCATCGGCCGCCGTTACGGAACGACGGATCGCCCCGATGATCTGCGCAACTGGGATGTCGAGTCCAGCGCCATCGAGGTCTGCAGCAGTGCAGCCAAGATGCTCTACGCCGACTACGTCGATGGTGGGCAGATGCCCGTGGTCCTGGCCAACCGCTTCGGCGGGGTGATTTTCCACGAAGCCTGCGGACACTTGCTGGAAACCACTCAGGTGGAACGCGGGACCACCCCTTTCGCCGACCAGGTTGGTGAAGCGATTGCACACTCAGCAGTCACCGCCATCGATGAAGGGTTAAGTGCCGGAGCCTTCGGTTCGATCTCCATGGATGACGAGGGCATGGAATCAGAGCGCACCGTTTTGATTGAAAACGGCGTTCTCAAGCGATTCCTCAGCGATCGAGCAGGAGAAATGCGCACGGGTCATGCACGCACTGGAAGCGGCCGTCGTCAGAGCCACGGCTTCGCTGCGGCCAGCAGGATGCGCAACACCTACATCGCCGCTGGTCCCCACAAGCCGGAGGACCTGATCAGTTCGATCGACAAGGGCCTTTACTGCAAATCCATGGGGGGCGGAAGCGTCGGCGCCACTGGTCAGTTCAATTTCTCCGTGGAGGAGGGTTACTTGATTGAAAACGGACAGCTCGGCCAACCCGTGAAAGGCGCCACCTTGATCGGTGAAGCCAAAGAAGTGATGCCCCGCATTTCCATGTGCGCCGATGATCTCGACCTGGCCGCTGGGTACTGCGGATCCGTGAGCGGCAGCATCTTCGTCACCGTGGGGCAGCCCCACATCAAGGTTGATTCCATCACTGTCGGAGGCCGCTGAACATGACCACCACACCCTCGACTGCAGCATCTACGCCCCTCAACGTGCATGCGTTGCGCGATCAACTTCATGCGCTGGCCAAGCGCGACGGCATCCAGCGTTGGGATCTGGGAGCCAGTTGCAGCACCAATGCTTCGGTGCAGGTGGATCGAGGCGAAGCCAAACAGATGAAGGCATCGCAGCGCAGTTCCATCACGGTGCGCGTCTGGAATGAGGCAGGCCTTGTTGGCATCACAAGCACCTCGGATCTGTCCCAGTCAGGCCTCGAAAAAGCACTGACGGGAGCGAAAGAAGCCAGTCGTTTTGGCAATGCTGATGACGTACCCGGCTTCTCCCCTCTGGCGACAGCACCGATCCCTGAGCTGGACCGGCCCCTTCAACCTGCCCAGGGGATTCAGACCCTGCTTACGCGCCTCAAAGCTGCCGAGCATGATCTGCTGGCCCATCACAAGGCCATCGAAACGGTCCCTTACAACGGATTGAGTGAGGGCAGCAGTGAGCGCATCTACCTGAACAGCGACGGCGCCCTGCGCCAGATGCAACGCACCCAAGCCAGCCTCTACCTCTATGCCCGTGCCGAAGAAGCAGGGCGCAAGCCGCGCAGTGGTGGCGCTGTTCGCGTGGCCCTCGGCAGTCAGGGACTGGATGTTCAGGGATGTGTTGAAGAGGCAGCCCAGCGCACCATCAGCCATCTCAACTACCAAGCGATTGACACCGGTCGCTATCTGATCTGCTTCACCCCTGAGGCCTTTCTCGACCTGCTTGGTGCATTCAGCAGCCTGGTGAACGCCCGCGCGGTACTCGATGGGGTCAGCCTCAGTCAGGTCGAATCCCTCGGCACCTCAGTGGCCGTTCCGTTCTTCTCCCTGCACGACAACGGTCTGCATCCCGGTCACGTCGGCGCCGCACCCTTTGATGGAGAGGGGACACCGACACAACGTCTGTGCCTGATTCACAACGGCCGGTTGGAGAGCTTCCTGCATTCGGAAGCCACAGCCCGCCGTTTCGGCGTGGCCCCCACGGGTCATGCGGGCCTTGGCGCCAAGGTGTCGGTTGGTCCTGACTGGTTTGAAGTGGGCACCAGTGAGGGAACCAGCAGTGGAACCACCCATCTGCACCATGCCACCACAACAGAACCTTTCGTGCTGATCGAAAGCCTCAATGCCCTCCATGCCGGGGTGAAGGCCAGCCAGGGGTCGTTCTCGCTTCCATTTGATGGCTGGCTGGTGCGCGGAGGTGAACGCATCTCGGTGGAATCAGCCACCGTTGCGGGTGATATCCGCGAGGTTCTCAATGGCATCGTGCATCTTGAAGCCGATGCCAAGGTGACGCACCAGGGCGTCTGCCCCCATGTCTGGGTGGATGGACTGGCCATCACCGGTGAGGCCTGAGCTCAAGCGCAAGATCCTGCTGTGAAGATCCTTTATTGGGGCACCCCTGCCTATGCGGTGCCCACCCTTCAGGCCCTTCATCAGGCTGGTCACGCCATCGTTGGCGTTGTGACGCAGCCCGATCGCCGACGGGGACGGGGGAAACAACTGGTGCCCTCGCCCGTGAAAACAGCGGCCCTCGAGCTGGGCATCCCTGTGTTCACCCCCGAACGGATTCGCAAGGAGCCTGACTGCCAAGCCGAGCTGGCACGATTGGGCGCTGATTGTTCGGTGGTGGTGGCTTTTGGCCAAATTCTCCCCAAAGACGTGCTGGAACAACCGCCTCTTGGTTGCTGGAACGGCCACGGTTCCTTGCTGCCTCGTTGGCGAGGAGCGGGCCCAATCCAGTGGTCCTTGATGGAAGGAGACGAGGCAACGGGGGTTGGGGTGATGGCCATGGAGGAAGGGCTGGACACCGGTCCTGTGTTGCTGGAAGAAGCCCTGCCGATCGGGGTGCGTGAAAACGCGGAATCCCTGGCGTCACGGCTCAGTCAATTGACGGCTGAGCTGATGGTCAAAGCCATGCCGCTGATCGAAGCCGCGGGTCCCGGTCCGGAGCATGAGCGCCTTGCCCGTCTGAACGTCCGCCCACAAACCGAGCCCAGCAGTTACGCCCGCATGTTGGCCAAAGAGGATTTCCAGATCAACTGGAACCGCTCAGCTCTGGCCATTCATCGGCAGGTGATGGGGCTCTATCCCGGTGCCACCACGCACTGGAAAGGCAAACGTCTCAAAGTGATGGTCACTGAACCATTGATCAAGCGTCTCTCCGACCACTTGAGTTCAGAAGCAGCGGCTCTGGCGGAGCAATGGGGTCTCTCGGCTGGCGAAACGCCAGACCCCTCCATTCATCCAGGCCAGGTGCTTGCCGTTGTGCCGGATCAGGGCTTGGTGGTGGCCTCCCAAGGCTGTCCACTTCTGGTGAAGGAAGCCCAATTGGAGGGCAAATCCCGGAGTCAAGGGGCACAACTGCTCCAGCAGTTGCAGGCCTGCGAAGGGGATCGCCTTGGCCTAAGCGATCAATAGTTGATAGGCGTCATTGACACGACGGAATGCATCGGCGGATCCCCCCATGTCGGGGTGGTGCTGCTTCACAAGACGGCGGTGGGCCTGCTTGATCCGATCGCGGCTGGCGCCCCAGCTCAACTCAAGAGCGGCATAGGCCGCCACGCGGCGAGGATCAGCACCACGTGGAGCGCCAACGTTGTGATGGTGGTCTGACGAAGCCTGTTCAGACGACTGATCATCAGCCCGACGATCCGTACGGCGCTGATCACTGCGCGTGCGCCGTCCACCCTGGCGCCGGGCCAGTCGTTGGCGAAGCTCGGCGACCACACGCGCTGGGTCTTCATCAAGCCATTCATTGGTGCGCACCCCATACAAAGCGAAGGCCGCCAAAACGGCCCAATGTTTCTTGGTTGTCGGGGTACCAATTGCATCGAACAAGTCACGTCCCAACCCCGGCAACAACCGATCAAGACGCTGCTGAAGGGTGAGATTGGCGTGGAAACTTTGGCGGTTGAGCTGATCCACCAACTCCACTAATCCCTTCTGGCGCAGCACGGACCAGCCAGGTTGGCCCGCTAGAAGCTCACCCCAGTTCTCCACCTGCCGGGCATTGACGCGAGCCGGTTCGGGTTCGCCTTGCGAGCCCTGCCAGCCCCAAGCCTGGCCACGGAAGGGCTGAGGATCTCGGCGCGCACTGCGTTCAAGCCGCTCCAGCTGTAAACGGAGGTGGCGCACTTCCCTGCGCAAGGCTTCATTTTCCGCCAGCAGCGTCTCAACATTGCTGGTGACCTCGCGGGCACGGGGCTCCGATGACCAGCGTCGTGGATCAAAGCCCATGCGCAGTTCAGTGAACGATCAGCGTTGAGGGGGGCGCCCGGAGCGCTTGGGACGACCGGATGCAGAGCGCGAGGATCCACCCCTTGACCCGCCACCACCACGATTACGTTCGTGATGATTACGGGTCGGCCCTCCCCCACGGGGAGAGCGTCGCCCACGGCCTCCACTGAGATCGAGGGGTGGAGCGTCAAGAACAGTGGGTTCAAAACCGGGAACCAGCACCTTCTCAAGCGATTCACGGGTGGTGCGTTCAATTGCTTTGAGCAGCAGTGCCTCCTCTGCTGCAACGAGGGAGATCGCATGGCCACATTCACCGGCACGACCGGTGCGGCCGA contains these protein-coding regions:
- a CDS encoding TldD/PmbA family protein, which encodes MSQADGLVASHPAERHDLGLDPGQTQWKSRLEALLGEGARAGADLVEVFLERTDHIGVLAEQDTITSVSPAFGMGAGIRVFKGHRDGFVSTNDLSDAGLLLALDQALAMLSLERNAAASLKAFEGLKPLRDFAIDKHQWLSQSPDLATSTALLLQGTNLLERHGKHLDVRRGSYSRDWQEVLVAASDGTFGHDIRLHQSSGLSVLAADGEHRASIGRRYGTTDRPDDLRNWDVESSAIEVCSSAAKMLYADYVDGGQMPVVLANRFGGVIFHEACGHLLETTQVERGTTPFADQVGEAIAHSAVTAIDEGLSAGAFGSISMDDEGMESERTVLIENGVLKRFLSDRAGEMRTGHARTGSGRRQSHGFAAASRMRNTYIAAGPHKPEDLISSIDKGLYCKSMGGGSVGATGQFNFSVEEGYLIENGQLGQPVKGATLIGEAKEVMPRISMCADDLDLAAGYCGSVSGSIFVTVGQPHIKVDSITVGGR
- a CDS encoding TldD/PmbA family protein, yielding MTTTPSTAASTPLNVHALRDQLHALAKRDGIQRWDLGASCSTNASVQVDRGEAKQMKASQRSSITVRVWNEAGLVGITSTSDLSQSGLEKALTGAKEASRFGNADDVPGFSPLATAPIPELDRPLQPAQGIQTLLTRLKAAEHDLLAHHKAIETVPYNGLSEGSSERIYLNSDGALRQMQRTQASLYLYARAEEAGRKPRSGGAVRVALGSQGLDVQGCVEEAAQRTISHLNYQAIDTGRYLICFTPEAFLDLLGAFSSLVNARAVLDGVSLSQVESLGTSVAVPFFSLHDNGLHPGHVGAAPFDGEGTPTQRLCLIHNGRLESFLHSEATARRFGVAPTGHAGLGAKVSVGPDWFEVGTSEGTSSGTTHLHHATTTEPFVLIESLNALHAGVKASQGSFSLPFDGWLVRGGERISVESATVAGDIREVLNGIVHLEADAKVTHQGVCPHVWVDGLAITGEA
- the fmt gene encoding methionyl-tRNA formyltransferase; this encodes MKILYWGTPAYAVPTLQALHQAGHAIVGVVTQPDRRRGRGKQLVPSPVKTAALELGIPVFTPERIRKEPDCQAELARLGADCSVVVAFGQILPKDVLEQPPLGCWNGHGSLLPRWRGAGPIQWSLMEGDEATGVGVMAMEEGLDTGPVLLEEALPIGVRENAESLASRLSQLTAELMVKAMPLIEAAGPGPEHERLARLNVRPQTEPSSYARMLAKEDFQINWNRSALAIHRQVMGLYPGATTHWKGKRLKVMVTEPLIKRLSDHLSSEAAALAEQWGLSAGETPDPSIHPGQVLAVVPDQGLVVASQGCPLLVKEAQLEGKSRSQGAQLLQQLQACEGDRLGLSDQ
- a CDS encoding J domain-containing protein; protein product: MGFDPRRWSSEPRAREVTSNVETLLAENEALRREVRHLRLQLERLERSARRDPQPFRGQAWGWQGSQGEPEPARVNARQVENWGELLAGQPGWSVLRQKGLVELVDQLNRQSFHANLTLQQRLDRLLPGLGRDLFDAIGTPTTKKHWAVLAAFALYGVRTNEWLDEDPARVVAELRQRLARRQGGRRTRSDQRRTDRRADDQSSEQASSDHHHNVGAPRGADPRRVAAYAALELSWGASRDRIKQAHRRLVKQHHPDMGGSADAFRRVNDAYQLLIA